A window of Microbacterium luteolum contains these coding sequences:
- a CDS encoding polysaccharide biosynthesis protein — protein sequence MTQKRRRMLAAIVDGLSWSFGVVLAIALRFEFMMDARGWISTTVLALIAGAIQIIVGYVTALYRGRFTYGSFDEVRAVGIIVVIEAVALSLLVIPIGPAVGVPRGTLLLAFPFVLLLMFGVRYFARLLIERARKPGEDASPALIVGAGFIADKLLANVTTDPASPIRAVGLLDDDPDKRNLRLRGVSVIGTTRDFTEAVQRTGAELAIIAIGSADSSLLRKLSDRAEAAGLRVAVTPSLHSLKSGEGSISDVRDISIEDLIGRHPVDTNVELIAGYVTGRRVLVTGAGGSIGSELCRQLAKYGPSELIMLDRDETGLQDAQLGTSGHGLLDTNDVVLADIRDVELLDRIFDERQPEVVFHAAALKHLPMLEQYPDEAWKTNVIGSLNVLNAARRVGVSTFVNISTDKAANPTSVLGHSKRVAEKLTAWAGEQTGMRYLSVRFGNVIGSRGSMLPTFQRLIADGRPITVTHPDATRYFMTIPEACQLVVQAGAIGRAGEVLILDMGEPVSILEVAKRMVAMSGKNIEIVFTGLRPGEKLHEELVGSRENLERPFHPKVSHTRADVITPERLDKTGWMERMFASPRNNDTVVIEPIRLAKGAEA from the coding sequence GTGACGCAGAAGCGACGCCGGATGCTCGCCGCGATCGTCGACGGACTCTCCTGGAGCTTCGGCGTCGTGCTCGCGATCGCCCTGCGTTTCGAGTTCATGATGGACGCGCGCGGCTGGATCTCGACCACGGTGCTCGCGCTCATCGCGGGCGCGATCCAGATCATCGTCGGCTATGTCACCGCGCTGTATCGCGGCCGCTTCACCTACGGCTCCTTCGATGAGGTCCGTGCCGTCGGCATCATCGTCGTGATCGAGGCCGTCGCGCTGTCGCTGCTCGTGATCCCGATCGGCCCGGCCGTCGGGGTGCCGCGCGGCACGCTGCTGCTCGCGTTCCCGTTCGTCCTGCTGCTGATGTTCGGCGTGCGCTACTTCGCCCGCCTCCTCATCGAACGCGCACGCAAGCCCGGGGAAGACGCCTCGCCGGCGCTCATCGTCGGTGCCGGCTTCATCGCCGACAAGCTGCTCGCCAACGTCACCACCGATCCGGCGTCGCCGATCCGCGCGGTCGGACTGCTCGACGACGACCCGGACAAGCGCAACCTGCGGCTGCGGGGAGTGTCGGTCATCGGCACCACCCGCGATTTCACCGAGGCCGTCCAGCGCACCGGAGCCGAGCTCGCCATCATCGCGATCGGCAGCGCCGACAGCTCACTCCTGCGCAAGCTCAGCGACCGCGCCGAGGCCGCCGGTCTTCGTGTCGCGGTCACGCCCTCGCTCCACAGCCTGAAGTCGGGGGAGGGGTCGATCAGCGACGTCCGCGACATCAGCATCGAGGACCTCATCGGCCGGCATCCGGTCGACACCAACGTCGAGCTGATCGCCGGCTACGTGACCGGACGACGCGTACTGGTCACGGGTGCCGGCGGATCGATCGGCTCGGAGCTCTGCCGACAGCTCGCGAAGTACGGGCCGAGCGAGCTGATCATGCTCGACCGCGACGAGACCGGGCTGCAGGACGCCCAGCTGGGCACGTCCGGGCACGGTCTGCTCGACACGAACGACGTGGTGCTCGCCGACATCCGCGACGTCGAGCTCCTCGACCGGATCTTCGACGAGCGGCAGCCCGAGGTGGTCTTCCACGCGGCGGCGCTGAAGCACCTCCCGATGCTCGAGCAGTACCCCGACGAGGCCTGGAAGACGAACGTCATCGGTTCGCTCAACGTGCTCAACGCGGCTCGCCGCGTCGGGGTGTCGACCTTCGTCAACATCTCGACCGACAAGGCGGCCAACCCCACGAGCGTGCTCGGGCACTCCAAGCGCGTCGCCGAGAAGCTCACCGCGTGGGCCGGCGAGCAGACCGGGATGCGCTACCTCTCGGTGCGCTTCGGCAACGTCATCGGCAGTCGCGGTTCGATGCTGCCGACGTTCCAGCGGCTCATCGCCGACGGACGCCCGATCACGGTGACCCACCCGGATGCGACGCGGTACTTCATGACGATCCCGGAGGCCTGCCAGCTCGTGGTCCAGGCGGGAGCCATCGGCCGCGCCGGCGAGGTGCTCATCCTCGACATGGGCGAGCCCGTGTCGATCCTCGAGGTCGCGAAGCGCATGGTCGCGATGTCGGGCAAGAACATCGAGATCGTGTTCACGGGTCTGCGCCCGGGGGAGAAGCTGCACGAAGAGCTCGTCGGGTCGCGCGAGAACCTCGAGCGTCCGTTCCACCCGAAGGTCTCGCACACGCGGGCTGATGTGATCACCCCGGAACGACTCGACAAGACCGGATGGATGGAGCGCATGT